The Cervus canadensis isolate Bull #8, Minnesota chromosome X, ASM1932006v1, whole genome shotgun sequence genome contains the following window.
tttagaaaggaaagaagaaagcttAGCTTCTGATGAAGATGAAGTTGTTTTACAAGAGGTtgttaaagaagaagaagaatttccAGAAAACTCACTCGAAGATCAAGTAAAAGAAGACATGAAGCTCGCTACCAGCACAGTGGCTCACCCTAAGCCACCAGTTAGCAAATGCAGTCTGAAAAAACTTTTGTCAGTAGGAAAATGTCAGCCCAAATCCAGTGTAACTATAATTACTGAAGGGTCACGGGCAAAACAGATGGAATCTGAACAGACACTAATGAGAACTGTTTCTAACACTGATGTAACTACCTCAGAATGCTTGACTGACACAAACTCGCCTTGGGAgaaaaagacacaactgagcgtaaGTGAGAAATGTAACTATCAGTGACCAGGTTTCTATAGAAAGGGTAGAGAGTTTAACAAACTTAGTCCAAGTAATACACATTGGGTAGGAAGGTAAGGGCATCAACTGGATCCCAAGTAGTCTCTCCCAACTCTGATGATATTTACAACAAAAGGGAAATGATTAACAGATGAAGCCAGGAGCCTCAATTGAAGAAAAACATCATGGAAAGAGTCCTAGGCTATTTAGAAggacaagaaaaacagaaaatggaaactgGTTAGGAGAAACACaagctaattattttaaatgataggtTGTGGGGGTTTTTTGTACACTGACctgtaaatattcattggaagttttGTGTGTTCCAACTCCATTCCAGTGGGCAGGACCAGAAGAGGGACTTGAAGGGGAGTAAAAACATTCATGCAAATTCAGCCtatctgggtttgaattctggctttGTCACTTagtagctatgtgactttggggaaaGTTTTTAACCAACTATCTTCTTAAAAATTACTTATCCAGCTTATTAGTTGAATATGTTGAATATTCCCCCTGTAAACAGCCCTTAAACTCCAGCTCTTATCCCTGGTTCTGTACCCTTCTAGTGATGATCTGGGCCTCACTGACCTCTTGGGTTAGCCCTACCCCAAAAATTGTACCTTACTCATATGTATGGGGATTACACATGATTTAGAATTTCCTAGTAagacaatcccatggattatCCATTTGCAGAaaacctgggtccaatccctgggttgggaagattctctggagaagggaagggctacccactccagtattctggcctggagaattccatggactacagtctatggagtcgcaaagagtcatacatgactgagtgactttcactttcacttctttccaaTTAACTCAGAAGCAGCAATgaaccagaaaaaacaaaacacagggaTATAACTCTGGCCAGTTCAGGAGTTCATCAGGTCAATAGCCTTACACAAACTCTATGTATTGGGATCTGTTTACTTACTAGAAAGTCATGTGAAATTTCATGGCCAAAGTGTGCCTGGTCAGAAAAGCTGACTATATAGATAACTAAGGAAAtgtggtatattttatttattataaactcTCTTTTGTGTCTTGTATTTTTCCAGGAAACAGAAATGAGATCTAGCACCGAACCAACACATCACTTCATCCATAGAATGATGAGTGCATCTTCATATAATGAAGAAGATCTGCCTTCATTTTCTAGGTACAGTCAGTTAAAGTAATACTAGTTGGCTAAGGAAATAGAAATCTGAAATGAAGATTATGTTGATGGGAAGAATGAGCCCCTCAAGTAAACCTGTGAGGAAGCCAGTTTAGCTTCACTCCTCACTCCTTTCCCTAACTCCCCTCTGTGTTTACTTCCTGGGCCCTCCCTTCACACCTTCTCTCCTATTCCTATTTATCTGGTCTCTACTTTCTTCTCCTGGGATCTACTTTCTAGCAGTGATCTGTAGTATAGTTACTTTGAGTCCTTAATGTGTTAGGTTCTTGGATCTGGGAGACAGGCTGTGCGTCAACAGTCCCCACACTTAGTTCATGTATGCACCTACATGCTCAGCAGGGTGGCACTGTCAGAAGAACCCCAAGGACATAGGGGGCAATGTAAATTAGAGCACTCAGGGAAGAATTCTCAAAAGCAGTAGAGTTGGAGTTGGGATTTAAATGATGGATAAGATTTAGATAAGACCATCCAGGTTGGAAGAGACTAACATAAGAGAAAGGTTGGACCATGTGGTATCTATAGGGACAGTGGGGGACAAAGTACACTGAAGTCTTAATAGTTTATCTAGAATAGTCAAACCATGTCTGAAATTGCCCTTGTGTTTATAAGAATATTCACAAACTGGGAACAGTaccagtctgtttttgttttttaattttttaaaaactttttattttatattggggtatcaCCAAtgaacaatgttgtaatagtttcaggtagacagcaaagggattcagccatacatatacatgtatccattctcccccaaactcccttcccatccaggctgccacataacattgagcagagttccctgtgctatacagtacatccttgttggttatctgttttaaatacagcagtgtgtacatgtccatcccagcCACCCTAACCATCccttcaccccaccctccccccgcTGGTAACAATAAGTTCGGAACAGTAGCACTTTGTATCATGGGAGAAATAGGGCATAaggaagaaaatcaaccctgttCCAACTATATTCTTTTCTACCTGGCTTCTTTTTGATCCGATGCCATTTTAGGACACCCACTCCTGGCCCACCACTGGCTTTATCTCCACTCACACTTGTCTTAACATACATAATTAGTATTGCAGGCAAATCTCAACTATTGGTATCACTGCATAAGACAAGTGGGAACATATAAAACCAAAGTCAATGTAGCTGTCATTTTTGAGAACTCACAGACACACCATTCCAGGTTTGCATCTATATAAATAAAGACTTGGACAGATGGTTCTTTAACAGTCATTATTATTCATTAATCATTATTCATTCCTtcatataaaatacaaagaaaatgaaatgtcttctatcttttctttagttttgatGACGAACGTCTGTCAGATCCAAGTGCCAAAGTTACAGAAGgttggattgattttttttcttactttaaattggattgtattttaaaagagagTTGGTTCATTGCATTGATGAATACTGAGTTTTCCAGTAGGCTGATCTAAATTGGGGGAATACTGAGTCAGTTAACCAGTTAGTCTGATGAACTAGTTTGTTTTTTCTGAAACACTAGTAAGATTCCATTAATAATTGTGGTGAAAAGTATGTGGTGTGACTATAAGTTTACAGTTACCATGATCCTGTGGGAAATATCCAGGAAATAAAGGTTTATCACATCTACATGTAGACTACAGCCCATGCTACTAGgatttaatcatctctttaagaatgtatGCTTGCTTTGTATAACTAGGTTAGCCCtagtaaaatatacttaaaagcttttaaagcTAAAAATTAAACCTACATTTATTTGCTTACATTAAATCCTGGCTAGGGTGGACCCCACTTTAATTCTGTCTCTGTTAAAACTGACTCATTAAGATATTTATGAGTTGAGTTTCGGCCTCTATTCTTTTAAAGCTCAAAGGATCAATGTGGTTCTAACAATGGGACAGCACTGAGGTAGGGGTATCATGTTTACTGTAAAGATCGCCTGAAAACTCCAACTACAGAGCTGGAGTTGGCCTTGGTTGTTTCAAGCCTGCACCCACTCAAGAAGTTACTCAAGAAATATATCCTCTCCATTTGAGAGTGGGAATAACATTCATTAAAAGATGAACCACAGAATGTAGGTAAGTTTGCCAGAATTCCACAAACAGGTCGTTGTCAGAGGATGATGCATCACTGGTGTGTTTCCTGTATTATGGAATCATAGGCTGTCAGAGCCAGAAAGTAGCTAGTATAACCTTATTTTACAGCtgaagagactgaggttcagGGTAGGGAAGTGACTTGTCCAACATCATACTGTCAGCCAGAATATAGATCCCAAGTCTCCTAAATCTGAATTCAGTGTCAGTTTTCTTCAACTACACTGCATGAGTCACGCTTAGTTCCTATGTCCTATGGTAATATTTAATATTGCACCTGTAcagttcatgcattcattcacatTCAACAGAGTCACTGAGCACTTTCTTCGGGCTGGACACTGTTCTAAGTTGTGGAGATACAGCTGCGAATTAGAGACCAAGTCTTTACCTCCTTCTAATTGGGAAGGGGATATAAACACAATAGGGCTTCCTCTGGGGtggtgaagagttggacaggactgagcgactgagcacagcacataaACACAATAATTCTAGATAGGAATAAGTACTTCCCGTTTCACCTAGGATAAAAGCCAGGGTCTTTACAATGGCTTACAAGGCCATGCATGGTCTGGATTCCGCTCTCCCCTCCTGGTGACCTGTCTGACCACCTCTCTTTATGATCCCTCTTAATCACTCCACTCCGGCCATATGAACATTCATCTACTTCAGATCTTTGCTGAAATATCATATTTGAAGTAAAAAATTCCCtgaacattttcctttaaaactgaAACCCCAATGCCACCCCAGCACTCCCTGCTTTAATTTTATCCCTAGCATTTGTACCATctgaaagcttttttaaaaatttgtttattgactctctcccttccctagaatgttagttccatgagggcagggatttttctCTGTTCACTGTATCCCCACGTGTCTACAAAAGAAGCACAGAGATACTCAGTACATATTTGTGAAATTCATGaatgaatatggaaaaaaataaagagcccaAGTGATATAGAATGACTGGCTAGACTAGTTTGGTCCAAGAAGTCTAGAAACATCAGATCTTAATCATGGGAAGGAAGTGACCACAAGAAGATCTGGGAGCATAGGGTCCCACACACAGAGTTCAGTAGGTACAAGGGACCCTAGATGGGATGAGCTTGGCATGTTAGAGGCATCTTCCCTAAGACCTGTGCCCAGAATTTGAGGATCTCACCTCTTTCGGTTTCTTCTGCTTGCCTAGATTCTGCGATTCTCTGATGAAATTATTGAGGTTATTTTTTGTGCCAAAATGCATACATGTCTCAGAAATAACTGTTTTCCAATATTGTGTTTTGATCACAGAGAGTCTTGAATGTCCACCTCTGGAGAATTTGAGCAGTCTTAAGGTAAATATTTTTCACTGGCTCCCCTCATTGTGAGCCAGTGGAACCCTGACAGAAATGAGGGAGTGCCATAAAGTAAGGGTGTGGTGTGCCTTGAGGGGCCTCAGGAAGCACTCCCAGTTGGGGCCAACCCCTGGTTGAAGTCATTGTCCCCGAGTAAGTGCACAGAGTAAGCCCCTTAGCACCTGAGGGCAATGGCACGCAAGGAGTGAGTCCCTGAAACTGGAGGGCCTGGTGGGGGCAGCAAGGGAACAGATGCTTCAGAGAGGAAGGGGCACTGGCTGAGGGAAATGAACGCTGGTTCCAACTGCTTCGCAGGGCACCCTTGCTAGGCAGCTCTCCAAAAATCTGGCCCACTCCTTAGTGTGATCCCAGGAAATTCCCTCCACCCAAAGCCCTCTTAGGAAGTCTCTGAGGACACTGAAGCTACAGATCCTCCTCTCTGTTTTGTATCACTTTTGCTTTACTCTTGGTTCACTTTAACCATCCCCCAGcatgcgtgtacacacacataaacacaaaccATCCCCCTTATCCTGCattattttcttcacagcacttaGGTCACCATTTAGTCACTTATTCAACATTTATGAAGTGCCTACTGTTTGTCAGGGGCTAGAGATTCAGCAGTAAATAAAATTGTCAAATATTCCTGCCCTCATCCTCTGGCAGAGGATTCACTTGAGTATAAGCTTCATGACAGCAAGGGCTTGTCTCTTTCACTCATAACTGTATGCCCAGCACCTAACACAGGACTGAGAtaaagtagatgctcaataaatgtttgtcagAAGAACAGCCTTAGCACCATCAGAGTCAAATTTCAACTAAGTCAGGAGTGCCTCAACTCCTACCCCCATGAAGCAGATGGACAGCCCTGTGTGGGAACTATTACCCGGAGCAGaggttctcaaccctggctgcaccCTGCAATCAACTTTAACAACTGACACCCAGCGTCCCATCCCCAGAGATTCAGATTCAGTTGGTCTGGGTTGCAGCCTGGACCCTGGGTGATTTTGATGAACAGGCagtgttgagaaccactgagttaACGGACTTGTGTCTGGCCATTTAGTAGcatctgccccttcccctccttcctttaGATAAGGAATTCTCAACCTGGCTTCACACTAGAGTCACCCAGGCAACTTAGAAAAGAGAACAATGCTTGCCTCAGCCTCAGGGATTCCTGTTCATTTGGGGCGGAGTCCAAGCATGCCTATTTGTAATATTCCTCCAGATGGTTGTGTTGTGCAGCCAACGTTGAGAACCAGTTCCTTAGATTGTTCTGTTCCAGTTTATCCGTTTATGTATCCTATCCTCAGTATCGTAATCCATAAACTGCCTCAAATCCAAAACTTTCACCTTAATACTCTGCTCTCCACACCAACGATGGGTGTTGGTGTGGAGAGCTTCTCTCATCTTGCCTTCATTGATTTGCCCCATCCTTTTTAACCGCCCTCATCATGGCACACCTACCCTGCAGCCCAGCCACCTCCCCCAGGCTATTGCAGGCCCTTCTGGGACCCTGCTGCTTCTGCATTCCAGGGGGTGAGGAAGATCCACAGAGCAAAGCCAGCACCTGGGCCACCAtctctgccctgccccctccaggCTGCTGCAACCTCACACTACCACTTTCTTGCTCCAGAGCTTCAAAGAAGATTGGGGTAGTAAAATGGacctcccctttcctcctccttcccttaaGACCTCCACTATCATTATCTTTGCTCAGAGAAGGAtcgaaaatgttttatttgttccAAGCTCCAGGAGGCGAAGGGCAGCATGGCTGACATTGTTTTGTGACCTGGGACACGTGAGCCCTTGAAACTATCCGCCAGGGGCAGCCCTTGTCTGAGTCTGGGGCCAATCCTGGGTGTCCTAATTAGCAAGAATTATGAGAAGTCGTGCCTAGGGATAACCAAAGTCCCAGAAGATAATTCTTTGAGACCGAGGGGCCGTGAGATTACTATGTACGATGCCACAATGATTGTGCTCCCTTCAGGGTTTCTAGTGTTCGCTGTCCATCAAAGGGCAGAGGCTTAAGCTAGTGTTACACCTTTGTCTTGGCAGTTTATCACCCACTATCAACGCAGAAGTAACCTGACCAGCCAATATTCCTCAAACGATGACACTTCAGGTACaacaaatttatcattttagaATGAAGCTCTCAATTATGTCATTTTGAACATAGGAGTTTTGATCATTCACCCCCCTTGCCCATCACATTGAATGGCTCTTGCCTTGAAGCACACCCACCCACCACCAATGTGAGGATGAAATATGActtagtatgtatgtgtgtgtgtgtatgtgagtttttcagtcatgtctgactctttgttaccccatggattatagccttccaggctcctttgtccatgggattctccaggcaagaatactggagtgggttgccatttccttctcccttagtATGTATGTAGATTGCAATTTGCAGGTTATTATGCAGTTCTCTGACTCAAACCTCACAGCAAAGGGGTAACAGGTACTGGGAGTAACATTTATTAGGGACCGGCCATGTAACAGGCATTCTGCTAAGTGCTTTTCTCACATCCACCCTGTGAAGCATCATTTCCATTATATTGATGAGGTAACAGTCACTAAAGCTTATCATACCATGCTTCCTTGCAAGTCTTGAAGGTGTCTCTCAGAGAGGAGAAAATGGAGGCAAATGACCTGCCTGAGGTGGCACAGCCAGCAGGTGGCTGAGCCAGGGCTCAAACATCACAGGTCTTGAGGCTCTATCCCATATTCTTTTTCCTGCCAAACAGGGGCCACATCTCAGAATCACATCTCAGAACTAACCAGTGACCAGGAACTGCCTGCAGAGTTCAGTGATAAGTAGAAACGATCCCATCTAGGTTTCCAAGTAGCATGTCCAGTCAAAGAGTAAAATCACATTCTTCTGTGACTTCAGTTTGATGGGGACACCTCCTCCCAATCCCTACATTCTACACATTAGAGGAATTCACTGAGAAGCAGTTCAGATAACCTATTTTTGCTCTGCTAAGGGcttttggaggaagaaatgcaGAAATGGCTCACCCTGTGCTAAGGTGCTCAAAGTAGTAAAGCTCCCCACAGAGGACAGTTTATTTGAAATTACCATACCTGCTTAGGAAAACCCACCAAAAAAGAGGGGACCAACACAGGCTCATTACAGCTTATTTTTCACAAATAGGATTTTGGGGCAATCAAAATCAGTTCATGGTAAGATGTGTCATTCCATAGCTCTTGGCATGTGTCACGGCCCATCCACTTTGGCCACCAACACCCAGGTACATTTCTCTCTTCAAGAGTGACCAGTACCAACCAAGTGAAGTCCATGGTGCTGCCCACAAAGCAGATCAAAGCAGCAGCAGAATGTCTTGAAGGAGACCTAGAAATGGTGACCAGGCATCTACATTTTTAACAAGACCCACAATTGCAGAAACAAagctttatttttcccctcaaGATTTTCAGAATGTGGTCTTGCAGTATATGCTTGAATTCTGTAACTAAGTCTTTGTCTAACTTTTTCAGAAGAGATCTCTCCATTCAAGCCTTTACCTTTGCCTTTGCAAATTTTGgctttttccttattaatttcttgttttttcttattttgtttaagcTATCAGCACATTCCAGTACTGCATTATTGATCTGAAGAGCTAAACTATCCCCCCCCCTTATTTGGGGTTAAATTTGCTATCTGCTACCTTAGTTTTAATCATAGATCCTTGAGGTTCCTAAGGTTATATTGCTAAAGAGAAAAACTGAGGAAATGCAAGAGGTCTAGGAGAACCATGTCTTTTACTAGAAATAAGAAGGTATGTGCTTTACTGCCCTGTGTCTTTTTATGACATCCTATCACAATGTATCAGCAACAAAGATAAATGCTCATTTCTGTCTTTACAGATACAACAATCATTTTGTTAACATAAACTATGAGATGCTTTAAGAGCCCTTTGCACAAGACAAGTGGTATAGAAAAATGAGTCCAAATGGAGACTTTTATTGGCCACACAAGTCCTGTATAGCTCACATAACAAACAGATCACTGGGGGTCAGACAATTGAAAATGTACCCAGAGTGAGTGAGAAACGATAGCCTTTTGTAGTGCACAGCTGCTTTTGCCTGGACATTTTGAAATGGACACCAGTGCTGTTGAGAGTTGAAAGTTACCTTCTCGTGTGGAATTAGCTCATCAGGCTACCCACGTGACCTTAGACAAGGCATCTGACCTCACTGGGTTTCTCCTGCTTTCTTCCCAAGGCTGTCAGAAGGAGCAAAATACTCTTTGCgaaaacactttcaaaaacaaaagctATTATATAACTACTTATTTCTGAATCCTAAATGATCACTCCCTGGGCCTGATAGCAATTGGAAAGCCCGGTAACTGATCACATTTCTCTTTTGGTTGTTCACAGACTTTGAAAAGCACCATACTTCTTCGAGACAGGGGTCTGAAATGATGAGGAAGATATCATCAGCTTTCTTGAAAGTGTTTTCAAGATCTAACACCAGTGTTCCGAAACCTTCCTCACCCTCACCCCCTCACCAGGACAGAAAGTGAGACTGTAACACCCAATAGCAATAAGCATGCTGAccttcctcaaaaaataaatggTTGTTAAAGCTGACGTTGTGTCCTACACATTGATTcttataaatattgaaaataagagCAAAGAAAGCATAAAAAGGCAGTTGGAGAAAAGGAGGGTTTTGATAAATGCTTCTGACAAGCATTTTGGGATGAAAAGAGCAGCTTTGTGTCACATATAGATGCATCTAGCAGGTAGTGTGGGGTTGAAGCTCTGCTCTTGAGGGCCCTGCAGCCTTGCTGGGAAGATGAGAACTAACTTCAAAGCAAAAGTGTGATACCAATAAAACAACGTGTCATCACATCTTTCAGGCACCCTAGGTGTTCAAAGAAGGGAGTCATCACTGTGGGCTGGAGTGGTCAGGATACATTTCCTGGAGGAACTGGAATTCAGACAATCCTCAGAGGACCGTTAGGATTAGGGAGGCCTTGACGGCATCAGGAAGGCTATCCCCTCAGGTCACACACCTGCATACACTGCTGCCATGCCTGAACAATTTAGCTCTGGCCCATAGGACATCCTACGATGATGGAAATGGTCTGTATCTGCTCAGTTTGTTACAGGAGGCACCAGCCCCTCGTGGCTATTGTCACTAGCATGACTGAGGAACCcagtctttccattttatttcagtttaaatagccacatgtaaCTAGTGGTTCCCTTATCAGACAGCACAAGTCTAATTGGTACAAGGCCTCAGGGACAGCAGCCAACTCCAACTAGGTTGAAGGATTCCCTGAAAGTTCATTTCCAAAGTGTATCCTCAAACAAAGACGTATAGAGATCTAACTCCTCAGGGGGGCTTTGAAGCCTCCAGGCATCCTCTTGGTCCCTTGAAGAGACATGAACCACCAATGTGGCCAGAGAGGAGCTCATGGTTTCCAGTCATATTTGTGCCGCTGCACTTGTCAAAACCCAATTGATGGAGAAAGGATAAGCCCCATGGAGAACAGCAAAGTCAGGGAATCACAAATAGAAAATCAGAGCCTGCATCTGCCAGCTGGCCTCAAGCAGTACTTGGCTAGAAACGGCTTCCATGAGACAGAAACACATGAAGAAGATCACTCACTAGTCATTCTCATACCCCAGCTTTACCCAGGAATTTAGGTCAGTGGAAGGTCTCAGCCTTATACTAATGCCCAAGGGAAATATTTCTATGCAAGTAAATTTCCTTTATGCTGTACCTATAGTCCAGAAATGTTAACTGAAGTTTAATAAATAGAATGGCAGGCAGTTCTGCCCAAATATCACATATATCTAAATTGGGCTGccttcatctcattttctgtccttACATACTGAAGTTGATCACACGCGGCAGCATAAGTTCTAAAGTTAGCTTTTAAAGATCCACAATAATGACAAGCACTGATCTTACATAAgcctttgtttttattaaaaagtaataccaaaaaataaaatttttttaaagtaacagcaATCTAGTTTGGAAATCAATAGTTATAAAAGCTATAGTGAAAagtttccctctcctctcccagctgTTGCCTGGTTCACCTCTCCCAAAGCAATCTCTATTACCAATGGGTCCAGTATCCTTCTCAGAGATAGGCTATGGATAACAAGTGTATTTTCATATGAACTTTAGCAAGAAGTCTAATATCCTCCctcaaaaaaggcagaaaatag
Protein-coding sequences here:
- the LOC122435710 gene encoding fibrous sheath-interacting protein 2-like: MLLHQWSHISTTLKPETECLVRTGHSIETLRRASISGKNYSTEIPVAGNRKKEKRVSLDQMGRLNVKPLETSSRNSFQSLIKPDITKVELLKDVQSKKDLIIRLITHDISQENLERKEESLASDEDEVVLQEVVKEEEEFPENSLEDQVKEDMKLATSTVAHPKPPVSKCSLKKLLSVGKCQPKSSVTIITEGSRAKQMESEQTLMRTVSNTDVTTSECLTDTNSPWEKKTQLSETEMRSSTEPTHHFIHRMMSASSYNEEDLPSFSSFDDERLSDPSAKVTEESLECPPLENLSSLKFITHYQRRSNLTSQYSSNDDTSDFEKHHTSSRQGSEMMRKISSAFLKVFSRSNTSVPKPSSPSPPHQDRK